In Arthrobacter alpinus, a single window of DNA contains:
- a CDS encoding MFS transporter, with the protein MTALSTRPQVAPETWLDRIGIPHVLRWGFIAVLVFMAGNGVESNFIAPHMAEALGSRAALVPTIITVYGVAVMVASYLSGALSDLVGPRKVMALGFVLWVVFEVLFLLSLGTGSAAAIFATYFFRGLGYPLFAFAFLVWVNKVVPVKRKGTAVGWFYVMFTGGLPTFGSLFALIAIPGFGGGASGETKTLWASIALVTIGFAIVWFGVREPGGSKRQAPANESTAQVLTGGVRLLAKEPRVLAGFVVRLINTAPQYGMFVILPAVIGGELGWSQTQWLMMTVIVFASNIAFNAVFGAIGDKWGWLRTVRWFGIAGSALGLLAWWYVPHMVAPGSDWGYWLSVLAGVIFGILLAGFVPMGAIMPALTPTHQGADMAMYTTAAGGAAFLGAAVVAVVLPWGGNTGVVWAFVALYGVAFALTKFLKVPEDSSRGHQH; encoded by the coding sequence ATGACAGCACTTAGCACCCGGCCCCAAGTGGCTCCGGAAACTTGGCTCGACCGGATCGGCATCCCGCATGTGCTGCGCTGGGGTTTCATCGCGGTTCTGGTCTTCATGGCAGGCAACGGCGTTGAATCCAACTTCATCGCCCCGCACATGGCCGAGGCCCTCGGCAGCCGGGCTGCGTTGGTTCCCACCATCATCACCGTGTATGGGGTGGCCGTCATGGTTGCTTCTTATCTTTCAGGGGCCCTGTCGGACCTGGTTGGGCCGCGCAAGGTCATGGCCCTGGGCTTCGTTCTCTGGGTGGTCTTTGAGGTCCTCTTCCTGCTGAGCCTTGGCACAGGCTCAGCAGCGGCAATCTTCGCCACCTACTTCTTCCGCGGCCTGGGCTACCCCTTGTTCGCCTTTGCCTTCCTGGTGTGGGTCAACAAGGTGGTGCCCGTCAAACGCAAGGGCACCGCCGTCGGCTGGTTCTATGTCATGTTCACGGGCGGACTGCCCACCTTTGGATCACTCTTCGCCTTGATCGCCATCCCCGGCTTCGGAGGCGGCGCCTCAGGCGAAACCAAGACCCTGTGGGCCTCGATCGCCCTGGTGACCATCGGCTTCGCCATCGTCTGGTTCGGTGTAAGGGAACCGGGAGGCTCCAAGCGCCAAGCCCCGGCGAATGAAAGCACGGCACAGGTGCTTACTGGCGGCGTCCGGCTCCTGGCCAAGGAGCCCCGCGTCCTGGCGGGCTTTGTGGTCCGCCTGATCAACACGGCACCCCAATACGGCATGTTCGTCATCCTGCCCGCCGTCATCGGCGGCGAGCTCGGATGGTCACAAACCCAGTGGCTCATGATGACAGTCATTGTGTTTGCCTCCAATATCGCCTTCAATGCGGTCTTTGGCGCCATCGGTGACAAGTGGGGCTGGTTGCGCACTGTCCGCTGGTTCGGCATCGCAGGTTCCGCGCTGGGCCTGCTCGCCTGGTGGTACGTGCCGCACATGGTGGCACCTGGCTCCGACTGGGGCTACTGGCTCTCAGTCCTTGCCGGCGTGATCTTCGGCATCCTGCTGGCCGGCTTCGTACCCATGGGAGCCATCATGCCGGCACTCACTCCCACCCACCAGGGCGCGGACATGGCCATGTACACCACCGCAGCCGGAGGCGCCGCCTTCCTGGGCGCCGCCGTCGTCGCAGTGGTACTGCCCTGGGGCGGGAACACCGGCGTCGTTTGGGCATTCGTCGCCCTGTATGGCGTGGCCTTCGCCCTGACCAAATTCCTTAAGGTGCCCGAGGACTCTTCCCGCGGCCACCAACACTAA
- a CDS encoding zinc-binding dehydrogenase, producing the protein MTTTAAETVATSTAVPATMQAVIVHGPENYVLETLPIPVPGPGELLIKVEAVGVCASDLKCYHGAPKFWGDENRPAWAQAGVTPGHEFIGTVVLGDAKGLSHHGLDMGDRIACEQIVPCGECRYCVRGQYWMCGPHDMFGFRNYNGAMAEYVLVPLKALTHKVSKDLAPAHAAFAEPLSCSLHAVERAEIKFNDVVVIAGCGPIGLGMVAGAKAKNPMKVIALDMSDNKLALATKCGADMVINVGREDAVQIIKDLTGGYGADVYIEGTGHPSAVGQGLNLLAKLGTYVEYSVFGSDVTVDWSIISDDKELDVRGAHLGPHCWPAAIKMIESGILPLDEICTDQFPLDRFQDALDLVGDTAGASVKVSILP; encoded by the coding sequence ATGACCACCACCGCTGCTGAAACTGTTGCCACATCCACTGCCGTACCTGCAACCATGCAGGCCGTCATCGTCCACGGACCCGAAAACTACGTGTTGGAAACCCTTCCGATTCCCGTCCCCGGACCGGGTGAATTGCTGATCAAGGTCGAGGCTGTCGGCGTCTGTGCCAGCGATCTCAAGTGCTACCACGGTGCACCGAAGTTCTGGGGAGACGAGAACCGCCCCGCATGGGCGCAGGCCGGCGTCACCCCGGGTCACGAGTTCATTGGGACAGTTGTTCTCGGCGACGCAAAAGGGCTGTCCCACCACGGCCTGGACATGGGCGACCGGATCGCCTGCGAACAGATCGTGCCCTGTGGCGAGTGCCGCTACTGTGTCCGCGGCCAGTACTGGATGTGCGGCCCCCACGACATGTTCGGTTTCCGCAACTACAACGGCGCCATGGCCGAATACGTGCTGGTGCCCCTCAAGGCCCTCACCCACAAGGTTTCCAAGGATCTCGCCCCGGCACACGCCGCATTCGCCGAACCTCTCTCCTGCTCACTGCACGCAGTTGAGCGCGCAGAGATCAAGTTCAACGACGTCGTCGTCATCGCAGGCTGCGGCCCGATCGGCCTGGGCATGGTTGCCGGAGCCAAGGCCAAGAACCCCATGAAGGTCATTGCCTTGGACATGTCGGACAACAAGCTCGCCCTCGCCACCAAGTGCGGGGCCGACATGGTCATCAACGTTGGCCGTGAAGATGCCGTCCAGATCATCAAGGACCTGACAGGCGGCTACGGAGCCGACGTCTACATCGAAGGCACCGGCCACCCTTCGGCTGTTGGCCAGGGCCTGAACCTGCTGGCCAAGCTCGGCACCTACGTTGAGTACTCGGTCTTTGGCTCGGATGTCACAGTCGACTGGTCGATCATCAGCGACGACAAGGAACTCGATGTCCGCGGCGCGCACCTCGGCCCGCACTGCTGGCCCGCTGCCATCAAGATGATCGAATCAGGCATCCTGCCACTGGACGAAATCTGCACCGACCAGTTCCCCCTGGACAGGTTCCAGGACGCACTTGACCTCGTCGGCGACACCGCCGGCGCGTCCGTGAAGGTCTCCATCCTCCCCTGA
- a CDS encoding sugar-binding transcriptional regulator, with amino-acid sequence MPTETAAAEGGNLSRFPVETLYQAARMYYLEDVNQAQIAENMKVSRPTVSRLLTEARRIGMVKIEVVHPSMAVTDSLAAELAEALGLEKVYLADADQSGRLGAGLAPAVGEAIRDMGLAPGDILLASSGRTIYELAGAPLPKLPGVIVVPTVGGQTEPEPWYQTNEIARSIAEQTGARPAFLWTQALPAPEMFALLQHDPDFQRIQRLWESAKGALLGIGAPPTTRSSISRFIPKDDDSLSRAAGDISLNFFDADGAEIHFPGSGNMITTPPALLRSIPCAVGVAVGAEKVRSIIGGANTKYFRRLVTDVQTAKAILDVVHSATA; translated from the coding sequence TTGCCGACTGAAACGGCCGCCGCCGAAGGCGGAAACTTGAGCAGGTTTCCGGTGGAAACGCTGTATCAAGCCGCGCGCATGTACTACCTGGAAGATGTGAATCAGGCCCAAATTGCTGAAAATATGAAGGTTTCACGCCCCACTGTCAGCAGGTTGCTGACGGAAGCGCGGCGTATTGGGATGGTCAAAATTGAGGTTGTACACCCATCAATGGCTGTGACGGACTCGCTCGCCGCAGAGCTGGCTGAAGCCCTGGGGTTGGAAAAGGTGTACCTCGCCGATGCCGACCAGTCCGGCCGGTTGGGAGCAGGCCTTGCACCCGCGGTGGGTGAAGCTATCCGGGACATGGGGCTGGCGCCTGGGGACATCTTGTTGGCCTCGTCCGGCCGAACTATTTACGAGCTGGCAGGGGCGCCGCTGCCCAAATTGCCCGGAGTGATAGTCGTCCCCACCGTTGGCGGCCAGACGGAGCCCGAGCCCTGGTACCAGACCAATGAGATTGCACGCTCGATTGCAGAGCAGACAGGTGCCCGCCCGGCCTTCCTGTGGACCCAAGCATTGCCCGCTCCGGAAATGTTTGCGCTGCTCCAGCACGACCCCGACTTTCAGCGGATTCAGCGGCTGTGGGAGTCGGCGAAAGGGGCCTTGTTGGGCATCGGTGCCCCGCCGACCACGCGAAGCTCGATCTCCCGCTTTATCCCCAAAGATGACGACTCGCTGTCCCGGGCGGCCGGGGACATATCCCTGAATTTCTTTGACGCTGACGGGGCGGAAATACATTTTCCAGGCAGCGGGAACATGATCACCACGCCCCCGGCCCTGTTGCGTTCAATTCCCTGTGCCGTTGGCGTCGCGGTGGGTGCGGAAAAGGTTCGAAGCATCATTGGCGGGGCCAACACCAAATACTTCCGCCGTCTGGTCACGGACGTCCAGACGGCCAAGGCAATTCTCGACGTGGTGCACTCGGCGACGGCCTAG